The genomic window TCGTTTGCTTTAGCCAGCGCTTCTAATACACTTTTGAACTCATAAACACGGCCAAACAATTTTGTTTTTAGTATCATTTGCTTTCCTCCAATATTAGTTAAACACTAAAGTTTTTATTACAACTGGTAAAGCTTGCCCATTCGATATCGGTTGACCAATATCGATATAATCCCCGTCATTAACGATAACACTGTCAATACAGATGAATTGATAACCCTTAGGTAATTTTGAGAATAAGTTATGTCCTAAAGCTTTTGCCATATCCTCTTTAATAATGATAATAATCGGATAGTCTTGTTGAATTAACTTCCCAACACCATCAACGATACTGTCTGCCAAACGTTGTATATAGGCGTAACTTGGATTCTTATCTCCTTCAAAAGAAATCGCAACTGTTTTCGTATCTTCTTCTACTTCAAACCACTGAATTTTTTGATCAATGACTTCTGAAAGATTCGCTTGCGACGTTTCTTCGGGTGATATCTTAACAACAGGTATATTCTTTAGGGGGAATAAATCCCCTTTGTACATTATGGTACTGCCACTCACACTTGTTGTATGTGATCCTGCACCGACAACAGTCGCTCGAATGGTTTCTGCACTTTCTAATACATTGAACTGATTGAATATCTTGGATTTCTTTATTCTTTGACCAAGAAGAATACCAACATCTCCAAACTGAAAAAGATTATCTTTCTTCTCACGATCAATGAAATCTGCTACCCCACCAGAAAATGATATGTAATCTGGAACTTGTAAGGTTTTCAATGATTTATTCGTCACTAATAAGTCGAAATATTTATTTTTTTCACCAATACCTGCTAAGTTCTCCAACACTTCAACGACAATATCAAACAGCTTATCTAATTCAGCGAGGTCTATTTTTTGACCCACTTTAAGCTGAATACCTTCTTTATTAATAATGTCGGTATACTTCGGTGAAATGTAGCCGATTACATTTTGCTTATCCACTTTAATTAAGCGACCGCCAATGTCAAAACATGCTGTATCAATGGTTACCCCATCATCAAAGACAACTAAGTTAGTTGTTCCTCCTCCGATGTCATAATTCATCGTGACGCACCGATTCTTCTCAGAGTAGCTATAAGCTCCTGATCCTTTACCAGCAATAATACTTTCTAAGTCAGGTCCTGCAGTTGCGACCACAAAGTCACCTGCATAACCACTTAGCACATCCGCGACGGCTCTTGAGTTTTCTTTTCGAACCGTCTCTCCTGTAATAATAATCGCACCCGTTTGAATTTCCTCTGACGTAATACCTGCTTTCTTGTATTGGTCAGAAACAAACTGTTGTATCTTATCCGCTTGAATTAAATTGTCATCACCAATAGGTGTAAAAATAATATCACTTTTATAGATAACTTCTTTATCTGTAATACTAATGCTTGGAACAGAAAATGATGATGACGTATTTTCAATAACAAGCTCAGATAAAATCATCTGTGTCGTCGATGTTCCAATATCAATTCCAACACTTAACAATTTTGCCATTTATATCACTCTTTTAACTTTGCTAGTTGTATTTTTAAAATTAATTCTTACAAATGTTCCTGGATTATTTGGCTCAAATACAATTAACCCATTCAACTTACTTTCGACAAAACTCGTCACAATCTGCAGTCCTAGATTATGTTTGAATACCTTCTTCTTATCGAAACCGATACCATTATCTGAGATGTTCATTCGAATTAGGCCATCCTCTTCAACAATCTTAATTCTAACTTCAAACTCTTTGGCGCTCGGATCAAGTCCCACAAAAGCATGTTCTAATGAATTCTGGACAATCTCATTAATGATTAAACCAACAGGCACTGCCAAATCAAAGTCTAGATCAATCGTTGCCTCAATCTCTTTAATAATTTGAACATACTTTTTAGAAGCAAAGGAATACAATAAATTACTTACAATAGAATTTATGACTTCTTTTAAATTGATCGTATCTACTTTTTTAGTAGATAATAGCTCATGTGTTGTTGCTATTGATAAGACTCTATTGATACTTTCATCTAATGCCTTCTGCGCTTCTTGTGAATCTGTTCTACGTGCTTGTAATCTTAATAGAGAAACAATTGTCTGAAGATTATTCTTCACCCGATGGTGAATCTCTTGAACGGTCACTAATTCTTTTTCAATAATCATTTCAGTTTCTTTTTGTTTTGTTTTATTGTTTAAGATTTGAACAAAATTTCCCATACCATCTTTATAAATCTTCTTAGATAAGTAAAACTTCCAGAAAACTACTTCACTCTGTTTAACTTCTCCATCTTCTAACTGTTTAATCTTGTTGAATCTAGAGAAATCTAAAGCCAAATTATCATAGTTTAAATCATGGATTGGATTCAAATAACCTATCTCTTTATAGAACTTTTGAGCTTCACGGTTATAATAAACTAACTTTCCTGTTGGATTGAATATCATGATGATTTCATCTAGTTCATCGAATATAGTATGACTAGTGACACGTTGAAGTGTTGTTAAATCAACTTGTTCGCGCTCTGTGTGTTTTGAATCCATCTCATCAAAGTACTCTTCTTCAAAGATAATAACCCCGAGAACTTTATCTTGATAATGAATCGGATAAGCAGTTTGCTTAATTGACACGCCTTCTTGAGACACTGCGAATAAATTCATCGATGGTTGACCAGTCAATAATGTTCTTATTGGACCTGGTTCATCTTTTCTTAAGGCAATTCGTCCTACAATCTTCTCTTTATAAATTGACTTACTTTGGAATGGTTTACGGTGCCAAACGACAATCGCTTCATTCGCAATCGGATTCCAGACATCAATAAAAACATCGTGTTTTTGATATTCTGGCCCTAATTCTAAGTTATTGGCATAATTGATTAAATACTCAATTTCATTGTTCGATAGAGCTGTATATTTACGTCCTAATCGTTGAATATCTTCCATAATTTGTCCTTGACTTGAGTACTTATTATTCATCAATTAGCACCAGTGTTTCAGCTATCTCCATCATTGACACACGTTTATTCATACTAATTTCACGTATCTTTTTATATGCTTCATCTTCAGATATATTCTCTAGATCCATCAGCTTACCTTTTGCTTTTTCAATGACTTTTCGTTCATTAAGCTTTGTATTCAGACGTTTAATTTCACCAGACATACGTTTGAATTCTTGACCTTTAGATAGAGATAACTCAACCATTGGAATCAAAGCTCTTTCGTGTAATGGTTTAATTAAATAGCCTAAAGCACCAAATTCTTTGGCCTTTTGGATGAATGCATCATCACTATAAGCTGTTAGTAATATAATGCCTGACGTTGTTCCTTCTGCCATAATCTTTTTTGATGCTGTTAACCCATCCAAAAGCGGCATTTTGATATCCATAATAATAAGATCTGGTTCCAATTCTTTACTCATTGCGATGGCTTCAAAACCATCCGTCGCTTCGCCAACTACTTCATAATTAGCTTGTTTCAACATTTCCTTTAAATCTAGTCTTAATAATGGTTCATCATCAACAATTAAAATCCGTTTCATTTTTTCACCTCTAAAAATATTAACTCACACTTATTGAATTTATGTTAAACTCTAACACATTTGCAAGCACTTTAGTTACTTCTTGAAACGCTTCTTTTACTGATGAGATGTCCCCACTAATAATTAACGATCCAGTAAATCGATCAACAAAGTCTATTTCTACATCAGCTGCTTTAACTGCCAGATCCACCGCTATAATTGCTGTTTCACTTGGTGTAATCGTCATAATGCCGATTGCTTTTTTATTAGATTGAGTCACACCAATTTTTACATAGACCTCATCATCTGGATTCGCAATAATATGAGCTAAAGTAATCTGCTTTCCAGGAACGTATTCTTGGATAACTCTTTCTATATCCATAAAATTTCTCCCTCCTTCAAAACAGATTAGTAACTACGTTCTAAGATACCCAGGACATCATTAACTGTTGGAACAATCGGGTTCGTATCAGTTGATTTATCTTTTAATGAGTCATTTGCGATTGCCTCTTTGTTAGCTTCAAATACATCTTTCTCAAGCCCGAACGCTTTAAAACTTAACGGAATATCTAAGCTTTTAAGTAACTTCGTAATCTCGTTGACTAAACTTCTCGTTCCAATGGTTGCACTCGTTGCAGTCAGACCTAGTAACTCTGCTATTTGACGATATCTTTCTGCTACATCTTTATTGAGTTTCATTGTTAAGCCACTATTATATTTAATCACTTCCGGTAATAAGATCCCGTTTAAGCGACCATGAGCAATATGGAATTTCGCACCCGCAGCATGAGCAATACCATGGTTTAACCCCAATGAAGCTTGATTGAATGCGAGTCCTGCCATACACGATGCGATATGCATCTTCTCGCGAGCTTCCATATCCGCTCCATCTACAAAAGCCCTAGATAGGTATTTGAATACATAAGCAATGGCTTTTTCAGCTAAGGCATCAGATATATCATTGGCCTTCACTGATACATACGCTTCAATCGCATGCGTGAGTACATCAATACCTGTATCCGCTGTCAATGTATTCGGAAGCCCTTTCAATAAACTCGAATCTAAAATAGCCTCACTTGGCAAGATCTCATCTGAGATCAATGGGTACTTAATACCTTTTTCAGCATCCGTTATAATTGAAAAGTTCGTCACTTCCGACCCTGTCCCACTCGTTGTCGGTATAACAATCAGTGGTATATCCGATATTCCTCCAGTCTCCTTACCGAAGTAGAGAATCCCTTTTGCTGCATCAATCGGTGAACCGCCACCTAATGCAATTAACTGCGTTGGTGAGAATTCTTTTGCGACTTGAATCCCCGCAATAATATTCTCAATCGTTGGATCGGGTATCACATCATTGAATAGTTCAATATCATTTGAGTCATTGATATGACTCTTAACCTTTACCATCAAGTCAGAAGTAGAAATAAAGTTATCCGTAATAATTAAAATTTTTTCATGATCAAAATGGCTCAATCTATCTAGACTATCATCGCCTATATAAATCTTCGTACCAAAATTTACCGAAATCATTTCATCCCCCTTTCTACAAAAAAAGGCCACAAGATAATAGGCATCTACATAGTAGATACATATATACTCATGGCCTCATTGCACTTGAATTTATTACACGTCGTTGTGTAAGTAACTGCTTACATAATACATTTAATCAAATTACTTGTCAATCATAATTTTACATCTTTTTTAAATCTTCTTTGCTTATTTCCGTATGGAAAACTTTTCCACTGCGCTCATAAAGGATATCTTTAACATTTTCTTCTGCGTTCACAAAGCGCGCTACAGCAAAGAAATAATCCGATAATCGATTCACAAATCTCACTGCTTCTGGATTCGTGTCATTCGACCACTGGAAACTAACAATTTCTCGCTCTGCTCTTCGAGCGACCGTGCGAGCAAAATGAAGATAACTTGCTAAGGTCGTCCCTCCTGGTAGAATAAAAGATTCAACAGTGGGTGCTTTGTCAGAATAGAAATCAATTCGTTCTTCCAACCACAACGTATTCTCTTTCGTCATTCGATACGTCGCATCAATCGCTGGGTTGGCTAAGTCATTCCCACAATCAAATAAATATTGTTGAATGGTATTTAATTCCTTTTGTAAGTCATTGAACTTACCAGACATACTTGCTGCAATACCAACAACACTATTCAATTCATCCACTGTACCGTAAGCAACTACACGCTTTGAATCTTTCGCAATTTGCGATCCACCAATGAGGCGTGTATACCCTTTATCACCTGTTCTCGTATAAATTTGCATGACTAATCCTCCATCTCTATGAATGCTAATATCTCGTTAGTCCCTCTTTGCTCAACTGAAGATACTTCGAATATCTTCTCAATACCTGCAAGTTTTAGATTATCCCGTACGAGCTTAAGTTGGTCTTGAGATGCTATATCTGTTTTTGTAATAATTCCAATACAAGGTTTGACAAAAATATGCGCAAATCCCGGAGAAAAAACTTGGCTAGTGTCGATACCACTTGAAATAAATGCAATGATATCCACTTCTGCAGATAAGTTTTGAATCGTACTATAAAAATGTCGATGTTGGATAAACTCACCCGGTGTGTCAATTATTTGCTCATGAAATTCGACCGCTTGAGTCTTATCATAAGTAAAATCATCATTATACAATGCTTGTTTCAATGTTGTCTTTCCAGCCCCAACAGGCCCGATAAACATCATTCTTCTTTTTTTAACATTTGACATATTTATTCACACTGCCTTCTAAGTCGTCGTAATTTTTGACACGGTAAAGCCAAGCTGACTACTCAAGTAATGATTAGCCGCTTCACAAGCATTGCGAACATTCGAAATATCTCCCAAAATAACGACAGATCCGCTAAACCGGTCAACAAAACCAATTTCTACATCTCCAGCTTTTTTAGCGATATCAACAGCAATAATTGCAGCTTCGCCAGGTGTTATAGTCATAATACCCATGGCACTGAATGGTTTATCCGTAAAACCTAATTTATCCAATACCCGCTTATCTGGATTAGCGATAACGTGTGACATCGTTACCTGTTTCCCTGGTACTGATTCATATATCTTTCGATCTAACTTTTCCAATTTGGCACCTCACTTTTTTATGAAAGCGCAACAACACACGTTCATATTATGTAATTAGTTTGACATTGTCAACGGTAAAATAAAGCAACAAAAAAATCCCACTGTCAAAATAACAGCAGGACACACACTTTATTTATATGTTAACAAAGAAATAGAAAACATAAATTAACCATGATATAGGCTGACAAACCTCCATCAGTTTTTAATTCCTCATCGAAAATCAGACACACTCTATATCATGAATCCATTCGATAGAGACTCCCATTTTGCTAAAAAATGAGCCTACTTTAGTTTCTATGCTTCTTTGCATAACTCACGGCACTACTTTACCTCGAAGCAGTCGCGTATCTAATTAGCAAACTAATATAAAGATCTGACTAAGTATAATGATATACTATTACAGTGGCGGGACCGTATTGGAATCAAACCAAATTTCCGAATATTAGTTTCACATGGTATTTCTATCACAGTTATAATAATATATATAATATTATAATGCAAGATTTTTCTAGGAGATGATTATATCGAACC from Aerococcaceae bacterium DSM 111021 includes these protein-coding regions:
- the eutA gene encoding ethanolamine ammonia-lyase reactivating factor EutA; its protein translation is MAKLLSVGIDIGTSTTQMILSELVIENTSSSFSVPSISITDKEVIYKSDIIFTPIGDDNLIQADKIQQFVSDQYKKAGITSEEIQTGAIIITGETVRKENSRAVADVLSGYAGDFVVATAGPDLESIIAGKGSGAYSYSEKNRCVTMNYDIGGGTTNLVVFDDGVTIDTACFDIGGRLIKVDKQNVIGYISPKYTDIINKEGIQLKVGQKIDLAELDKLFDIVVEVLENLAGIGEKNKYFDLLVTNKSLKTLQVPDYISFSGGVADFIDREKKDNLFQFGDVGILLGQRIKKSKIFNQFNVLESAETIRATVVGAGSHTTSVSGSTIMYKGDLFPLKNIPVVKISPEETSQANLSEVIDQKIQWFEVEEDTKTVAISFEGDKNPSYAYIQRLADSIVDGVGKLIQQDYPIIIIIKEDMAKALGHNLFSKLPKGYQFICIDSVIVNDGDYIDIGQPISNGQALPVVIKTLVFN
- a CDS encoding histidine kinase N-terminal domain-containing protein — protein: MNNKYSSQGQIMEDIQRLGRKYTALSNNEIEYLINYANNLELGPEYQKHDVFIDVWNPIANEAIVVWHRKPFQSKSIYKEKIVGRIALRKDEPGPIRTLLTGQPSMNLFAVSQEGVSIKQTAYPIHYQDKVLGVIIFEEEYFDEMDSKHTEREQVDLTTLQRVTSHTIFDELDEIIMIFNPTGKLVYYNREAQKFYKEIGYLNPIHDLNYDNLALDFSRFNKIKQLEDGEVKQSEVVFWKFYLSKKIYKDGMGNFVQILNNKTKQKETEMIIEKELVTVQEIHHRVKNNLQTIVSLLRLQARRTDSQEAQKALDESINRVLSIATTHELLSTKKVDTINLKEVINSIVSNLLYSFASKKYVQIIKEIEATIDLDFDLAVPVGLIINEIVQNSLEHAFVGLDPSAKEFEVRIKIVEEDGLIRMNISDNGIGFDKKKVFKHNLGLQIVTSFVESKLNGLIVFEPNNPGTFVRINFKNTTSKVKRVI
- a CDS encoding response regulator; protein product: MKRILIVDDEPLLRLDLKEMLKQANYEVVGEATDGFEAIAMSKELEPDLIIMDIKMPLLDGLTASKKIMAEGTTSGIILLTAYSDDAFIQKAKEFGALGYLIKPLHERALIPMVELSLSKGQEFKRMSGEIKRLNTKLNERKVIEKAKGKLMDLENISEDEAYKKIREISMNKRVSMMEIAETLVLIDE
- the eutS gene encoding ethanolamine utilization microcompartment protein EutS; amino-acid sequence: MDIERVIQEYVPGKQITLAHIIANPDDEVYVKIGVTQSNKKAIGIMTITPSETAIIAVDLAVKAADVEIDFVDRFTGSLIISGDISSVKEAFQEVTKVLANVLEFNINSISVS
- a CDS encoding iron-containing alcohol dehydrogenase; this encodes MISVNFGTKIYIGDDSLDRLSHFDHEKILIITDNFISTSDLMVKVKSHINDSNDIELFNDVIPDPTIENIIAGIQVAKEFSPTQLIALGGGSPIDAAKGILYFGKETGGISDIPLIVIPTTSGTGSEVTNFSIITDAEKGIKYPLISDEILPSEAILDSSLLKGLPNTLTADTGIDVLTHAIEAYVSVKANDISDALAEKAIAYVFKYLSRAFVDGADMEAREKMHIASCMAGLAFNQASLGLNHGIAHAAGAKFHIAHGRLNGILLPEVIKYNSGLTMKLNKDVAERYRQIAELLGLTATSATIGTRSLVNEITKLLKSLDIPLSFKAFGLEKDVFEANKEAIANDSLKDKSTDTNPIVPTVNDVLGILERSY
- a CDS encoding cob(I)yrinic acid a,c-diamide adenosyltransferase, translated to MQIYTRTGDKGYTRLIGGSQIAKDSKRVVAYGTVDELNSVVGIAASMSGKFNDLQKELNTIQQYLFDCGNDLANPAIDATYRMTKENTLWLEERIDFYSDKAPTVESFILPGGTTLASYLHFARTVARRAEREIVSFQWSNDTNPEAVRFVNRLSDYFFAVARFVNAEENVKDILYERSGKVFHTEISKEDLKKM
- the eutP gene encoding EutP/PduV family microcompartment system protein, which codes for MSNVKKRRMMFIGPVGAGKTTLKQALYNDDFTYDKTQAVEFHEQIIDTPGEFIQHRHFYSTIQNLSAEVDIIAFISSGIDTSQVFSPGFAHIFVKPCIGIITKTDIASQDQLKLVRDNLKLAGIEKIFEVSSVEQRGTNEILAFIEMED
- a CDS encoding BMC domain-containing protein; the protein is MSHVIANPDKRVLDKLGFTDKPFSAMGIMTITPGEAAIIAVDIAKKAGDVEIGFVDRFSGSVVILGDISNVRNACEAANHYLSSQLGFTVSKITTT